One window of Gloeothece citriformis PCC 7424 genomic DNA carries:
- the grxD gene encoding Grx4 family monothiol glutaredoxin, with product MTPENQTLTPEVKARIDKLVKDNKILVFMKGNKLMPQCGFSNNVVQILSVLGVPFETVDVLADFEIRQGIKEYSNWPTIPQVYINGEFVGGSDIMIELYQSGELQEMVEVALAS from the coding sequence CCTCACCCCAGAAGTAAAAGCCCGCATTGACAAACTCGTCAAAGACAATAAAATTTTAGTCTTCATGAAAGGGAATAAATTAATGCCCCAATGTGGCTTTTCTAACAACGTTGTCCAAATTCTCAGCGTTTTGGGCGTTCCCTTTGAAACCGTTGACGTTTTAGCTGATTTTGAAATCCGTCAAGGAATTAAAGAATATTCTAACTGGCCAACGATTCCTCAAGTTTATATTAACGGTGAATTTGTAGGGGGTTCAGATATCATGATCGAACTCTATCAAAGCGGTGAATTACAAGAAATGGTAGAGGTCGCTTTAGCCTCCTAA
- a CDS encoding DUF6761 family protein, whose translation MLQDTQTIRYYQKLTDALVDMWNRGHRYEEMRSYMDGFIACLRMTNIVEPYIIHRLEEDAYRFLRDPSNFEMALPQPEPDYY comes from the coding sequence ATGCTACAAGATACTCAAACAATCCGTTATTATCAAAAACTCACTGATGCTCTGGTGGATATGTGGAACAGAGGTCATCGTTATGAGGAAATGAGGTCATATATGGACGGTTTTATTGCTTGTCTGCGGATGACTAACATTGTAGAACCTTATATTATCCACCGTTTAGAAGAAGATGCTTATCGGTTTTTGCGAGATCCATCTAATTTTGAAATGGCTTTACCCCAACCTGAACCAGATTATTATTAG
- a CDS encoding response regulator transcription factor: MGLVYISIVEGNPHLRSLLAWHLQQSGYLVQQFANLQQAKQAFFHRQPTLVIIDSDLPDGDGLELCEWLYKQRQSLILVLSARNGEKDVVTGLQAGADDYLRKPFGMQEFMARVEVLVRRLRVSSAPLHLDYGALKIDLAQRRVQYKGEYIELTPQEFSLLYVLAQADGAPLTRSELLRRAWPEAIDNPRTIDTHVLSLRKKIETDPRQPSLIQTVRNVGYRFNIETLEELNSSPSPAAIAPSNGIPSHSNGSKMEKIAVKSS; encoded by the coding sequence GTGGGATTGGTTTATATCTCTATAGTTGAAGGGAATCCACATTTAAGATCATTGCTAGCTTGGCATTTGCAGCAATCAGGCTATTTAGTGCAACAATTTGCGAATTTACAGCAAGCTAAACAAGCCTTTTTCCATCGTCAACCCACGTTAGTCATCATAGATTCGGATTTACCCGATGGTGACGGACTAGAGTTATGCGAATGGTTATACAAACAACGACAGTCTTTAATTCTCGTTTTATCAGCCCGAAATGGAGAAAAAGACGTAGTTACCGGGTTGCAAGCCGGAGCAGATGACTATCTGAGAAAACCCTTCGGAATGCAAGAATTTATGGCAAGGGTAGAAGTCTTAGTCAGACGGTTGAGGGTTTCTTCGGCCCCCTTACATCTCGATTATGGTGCTTTAAAAATTGACTTGGCACAGCGCAGAGTTCAATATAAAGGAGAATACATCGAATTAACTCCCCAAGAATTTAGTTTACTCTACGTTTTAGCTCAAGCGGATGGCGCTCCCCTAACCCGTTCAGAATTATTGCGACGTGCTTGGCCGGAAGCCATTGATAATCCTCGCACTATCGATACTCACGTCCTTTCTTTACGCAAAAAAATCGAAACAGATCCCAGACAACCCAGTCTAATCCAAACTGTTCGCAATGTAGGTTATCGATTTAATATCGAAACCCTCGAAGAACTAAACTCTTCTCCTTCTCCGGCGGCGATCGCTCCTTCTAATGGGATTCCCTCTCATTCTAATGGGTCAAAGATGGAAAAAATAGCCGTCAAATCCTCATAA